The following proteins come from a genomic window of Rhodoligotrophos sp. CJ14:
- a CDS encoding cyclohexanecarboxylate-CoA ligase → MPLYTPDPARRTAMIAAGHWRDQTLLDHLARAVAATPEKLAVVAFRSENGGETRLTYRELDNRATALAANLARLGVNRGDVVSFQLPNWWEFTVLHLACLKLGAVSNPLMIIFRERELRFMLGLAESKIFVVPATFRGFDYAGMARDVRAELPALEHLLIVGSGGDDDFQQLLAHAPSGAASATASGQLSADDVVQLLYTSGTTGEPKGVMHTSNTMLSNLVPFAERLRLTRSEVIHMPSPMAHQLGFMYGLVLPVMLGATAVLQDIFNPEEMTRQVLAENVTFTMGATPFLNDFVNHVEKSGAKPHSLRVFVSAGAPIPRALVTKGREVLGAAIISGWGMSENGAVTTTRIEDPEEITTNTDGCVLPGMELKVVDASGNAVVAGEEGRLLVRGCSNFVGYLKRPELANIDSDGWFDTGDIARMDEQGYIRITGRSKDIIIRGGENIPVVEIEGILFRHPAVAAAAIVGYPDPRLGERACAFVVPRDGADFTFDDMVSYLLAQKMARQYVPERLELVQELPRTPSGKIQKFKLREVLVREQRQAG, encoded by the coding sequence ATGCCGCTCTATACACCGGACCCGGCACGCCGTACCGCCATGATCGCCGCCGGCCATTGGCGCGACCAGACCCTTCTCGACCATCTGGCTCGTGCGGTGGCGGCAACACCGGAGAAATTGGCCGTGGTCGCCTTTCGCTCGGAGAATGGCGGCGAGACGCGCCTCACCTATCGCGAGTTGGACAACCGCGCCACGGCCCTTGCTGCCAACCTCGCGCGGTTGGGTGTCAATCGTGGCGATGTCGTCTCATTCCAATTGCCCAACTGGTGGGAATTCACAGTCCTACACCTCGCCTGCCTGAAGCTCGGCGCGGTCAGCAATCCGCTGATGATCATCTTCCGCGAGCGTGAGCTGCGCTTCATGCTCGGCCTTGCTGAAAGCAAGATTTTCGTCGTACCCGCGACCTTCCGGGGCTTTGATTACGCCGGCATGGCCAGGGATGTCCGGGCGGAATTGCCAGCCCTCGAGCATCTCCTCATTGTCGGCAGCGGTGGCGATGACGATTTCCAGCAGCTGCTTGCGCACGCCCCAAGTGGTGCAGCAAGCGCGACCGCCAGTGGACAGCTCTCCGCCGATGACGTGGTCCAGCTTCTCTACACCAGCGGCACCACAGGTGAGCCCAAGGGTGTGATGCACACCTCCAACACGATGCTGTCCAATCTGGTGCCTTTTGCGGAACGGCTTCGCCTGACCCGGAGCGAAGTGATCCATATGCCCTCGCCCATGGCCCATCAGCTCGGCTTCATGTACGGGCTCGTCCTGCCGGTCATGCTGGGCGCGACTGCCGTTCTGCAGGACATCTTCAATCCCGAGGAGATGACCCGGCAGGTGCTCGCCGAGAATGTCACCTTCACCATGGGCGCGACGCCCTTCCTCAATGACTTCGTCAATCATGTCGAAAAGAGCGGGGCAAAGCCACACAGCCTGCGCGTCTTCGTGTCCGCGGGCGCGCCCATACCGCGTGCGCTGGTCACCAAAGGCCGCGAGGTGTTGGGCGCGGCCATCATCTCCGGCTGGGGCATGTCGGAGAATGGCGCGGTCACCACGACCCGCATCGAGGACCCCGAGGAGATCACCACCAACACGGATGGCTGCGTGCTGCCGGGCATGGAGCTTAAGGTGGTGGATGCGTCCGGCAACGCCGTCGTCGCGGGCGAGGAAGGCCGCCTCCTCGTGCGGGGCTGCTCCAATTTCGTCGGTTATCTGAAGCGGCCCGAGCTTGCCAATATCGACAGCGATGGCTGGTTCGATACGGGCGATATCGCCCGCATGGATGAGCAAGGCTATATCAGGATCACGGGCCGCTCGAAGGACATCATCATTCGCGGTGGCGAGAACATTCCCGTGGTGGAGATCGAGGGCATTCTGTTCCGGCACCCCGCCGTGGCGGCAGCGGCCATTGTCGGTTATCCCGACCCGCGTCTCGGTGAGCGCGCCTGTGCCTTTGTGGTGCCGCGCGATGGCGCGGATTTCACCTTCGATGACATGGTCTCCTACCTGCTCGCGCAGAAAATGGCCCGTCAATATGTGCCCGAGCGCCTTGAGCTCGTGCAGGAATTGCCGCGAACGCCCAGCGGCAAGATCCAGAAGTTCAAGCTGAGAGAGGTGCTCGTACGTGAGCAGCGCCAGGCGGGATGA
- the badI gene encoding 2-ketocyclohexanecarboxyl-CoA hydrolase, whose translation MTSYQDILYSEDAGVARITINRPDRYNAFRGQTVEELIGAFQRAGWNRDIGVIVLTGAGDKAFCTGGDQTAHDGQYDGRGTIGLPIEELHTLMRDVPKPVIARVQGFAIGGGNVLATLCDLTIASDKAQFGQVGPKVGSVDPGFGTAYLARVVGEKKAREIWYLCRRYTAHEAMAMGLVNTVVPHDELDAEVERWCAELLERSPTALAIAKRSFNADTENIRGIGSLGMQALSLYYDTEESKEGGKAFREKRKPDFRRFTKR comes from the coding sequence ATGACGAGTTATCAAGATATCCTGTATTCGGAAGATGCCGGAGTGGCGCGGATCACCATCAATCGTCCTGATCGGTACAACGCCTTTCGTGGCCAGACCGTGGAAGAGCTCATCGGTGCCTTCCAGCGTGCCGGCTGGAACCGGGATATTGGCGTGATCGTGCTCACCGGCGCGGGTGATAAAGCCTTCTGCACCGGCGGTGACCAGACGGCCCATGATGGCCAATATGACGGGCGTGGCACCATCGGGCTGCCCATTGAGGAACTCCACACGCTCATGCGCGACGTGCCCAAGCCTGTCATCGCCCGTGTGCAAGGTTTTGCCATCGGCGGCGGCAACGTGCTCGCCACTTTGTGCGACCTGACGATCGCCTCGGATAAAGCGCAGTTCGGCCAGGTGGGGCCAAAGGTCGGCTCCGTCGACCCCGGTTTCGGCACGGCCTATCTTGCCCGCGTGGTCGGTGAGAAGAAGGCGCGCGAGATCTGGTATCTCTGCCGTCGATATACAGCTCACGAAGCAATGGCCATGGGCCTCGTCAACACAGTCGTGCCTCATGACGAGCTCGATGCAGAGGTCGAGCGCTGGTGTGCTGAACTGCTGGAGCGTAGCCCGACGGCGCTTGCCATTGCCAAACGCTCCTTCAATGCCGATACCGAGAATATTCGCGGCATCGGCTCGCTCGGCATGCAGGCGCTCAGCCTCTATTACGACACCGAGGAGTCAAAGGAAGGCGGCAAGGCCTTCCGCGAGAAGCGCAAGCCCGATTTTCGCCGCTTCACCAAGCGGTAA
- a CDS encoding TetR family transcriptional regulator C-terminal domain-containing protein has product MPDKAEPAVKAANRRKFHRVDENVRKQDLIRATLDCVAEKGLHAATVREIAVRAGVTNGLIRHYFASKDQMIYEAYRVTMQEMIVMARAAAGSAQSPRDRLRVFVEANLTEPVLDMRRLTLWASFISRIHVDQTMAEIHREGYFGYCREFEVLVGDVLKEAGRPSPLELCARYAVKINAIIDGLWLEGCLASELFTGGKLAVIGIEAVEAILEMPLRRIEPALAAVGGHS; this is encoded by the coding sequence ATGCCTGACAAGGCAGAACCGGCGGTAAAGGCTGCAAACCGGCGCAAGTTTCATCGGGTGGACGAAAATGTCCGCAAGCAGGACTTGATTCGGGCGACGCTCGACTGCGTGGCGGAGAAGGGCCTTCATGCCGCGACGGTGCGCGAGATCGCGGTGCGCGCCGGGGTGACCAACGGCTTGATCCGCCATTATTTCGCGTCCAAGGATCAGATGATCTATGAGGCCTACCGCGTGACGATGCAGGAGATGATCGTCATGGCCAGGGCCGCGGCGGGAAGCGCACAAAGCCCGCGGGACCGGCTGCGCGTCTTTGTCGAGGCCAATCTCACCGAGCCTGTGCTGGACATGCGGCGGCTCACGCTCTGGGCCAGTTTCATCAGCCGCATCCATGTCGATCAGACCATGGCGGAAATCCATCGGGAAGGGTATTTCGGCTATTGTCGCGAGTTCGAGGTGCTGGTGGGGGATGTGCTGAAAGAGGCGGGGCGCCCGAGCCCGCTCGAGCTCTGCGCGCGATATGCCGTCAAGATCAATGCCATCATTGATGGCTTATGGCTCGAAGGATGCTTGGCAAGCGAGCTCTTTACCGGCGGGAAGCTTGCAGTGATCGGGATAGAGGCCGTCGAGGCGATATTGGAGATGCCTTTACGACGGATCGAACCCGCGCTCGCCGCCGTTGGAGGCCATAGCTAG
- a CDS encoding glucose 1-dehydrogenase, whose product MEGIIGKHVIITGGGGGIGSATARHFAKLGGKVSIFDRDCAAAEKVAAAISETGGSARAFPCDITRRDEIEAAVEGASSAFGPVTTLVNNAGWDIFRPFLQTNPEEWEKLISINLMGPLHMHHVILPGMVERRHGRVINVASDAARVGSTGEAVYAACKAGLLALSKTLAREHARHGITFNVVCPGPTDTNLLASVASSSSNPEKLTEAFRRAIPMGRIGTPDDLPGAIAFFASDAAGFVTGQVLSVSGGLTMVG is encoded by the coding sequence GTGGAAGGCATAATCGGCAAACACGTCATCATCACAGGTGGCGGGGGCGGCATCGGATCCGCCACGGCCCGGCACTTCGCGAAGCTTGGCGGCAAGGTCTCGATCTTCGACCGCGATTGTGCGGCTGCAGAAAAGGTTGCCGCGGCGATCAGCGAGACGGGCGGCTCCGCCCGCGCATTCCCATGCGATATCACCCGGCGCGATGAGATCGAGGCCGCGGTCGAAGGGGCCAGCAGCGCCTTCGGGCCGGTGACGACGCTGGTCAACAATGCCGGCTGGGACATCTTTCGCCCGTTTCTGCAGACCAATCCCGAGGAATGGGAAAAGCTCATCAGCATCAACCTGATGGGCCCGCTTCACATGCACCATGTGATACTGCCCGGCATGGTAGAGCGCCGGCATGGCCGCGTGATCAATGTCGCCTCCGATGCGGCCCGGGTTGGATCGACGGGCGAAGCGGTCTATGCAGCCTGCAAGGCGGGGCTCCTCGCCCTATCGAAGACACTGGCGCGCGAGCATGCCAGGCACGGCATCACCTTCAACGTGGTCTGTCCCGGTCCAACCGACACCAATCTCCTAGCTTCGGTCGCAAGCAGTTCCAGCAATCCGGAGAAATTGACCGAAGCCTTCCGCCGCGCGATTCCCATGGGAAGGATCGGCACACCGGATGATCTGCCCGGCGCCATTGCCTTTTTCGCCAGCGATGCGGCAGGCTTCGTGACCGGCCAGGTTTTGAGCGTATCCGGCGGCCTGACCATGGTCGGGTAA
- a CDS encoding MarR family winged helix-turn-helix transcriptional regulator has product MADSQLKTLPQRKVSVTAEFDVANRVFFRLYQSSNLMHKVGTRFVSKFGSTTQQWAVLGALARPAARENGVTVKDLIEFLMVTRQNLTPVLDRLEARGWIARVKDAEDGRSRRIKLTESGEAIWSQMLDEIEAFYAAVLADFSLEEQVVLYRLLDRLKNGLNLV; this is encoded by the coding sequence ATGGCGGACTCGCAACTCAAAACACTACCGCAGCGAAAGGTGAGCGTGACCGCCGAGTTCGATGTGGCCAACCGCGTCTTCTTCAGGCTCTATCAGAGCTCGAATCTCATGCATAAGGTTGGTACACGGTTCGTCTCGAAGTTCGGCAGCACCACGCAGCAATGGGCTGTGCTCGGCGCATTGGCCCGGCCTGCCGCACGGGAAAACGGGGTGACCGTGAAGGACCTGATCGAGTTCCTGATGGTCACCCGTCAAAATCTCACGCCGGTGCTCGACAGGCTGGAAGCGCGCGGCTGGATCGCGCGGGTCAAGGATGCGGAGGATGGACGTAGCCGGCGTATCAAACTCACAGAGAGCGGAGAGGCCATCTGGTCGCAGATGCTCGATGAAATCGAGGCCTTTTACGCAGCGGTCCTCGCCGATTTCAGCCTGGAGGAGCAGGTGGTGCTCTACCGCCTGCTCGACCGGCTGAAGAACGGCCTCAACCTTGTGTGA